A stretch of Vibrio maritimus DNA encodes these proteins:
- the bamB gene encoding outer membrane protein assembly factor BamB, translating to MNRLVKKVLLSISVLGVLAGCSSEEDTIVMAPLPVVQSEFTPSTEWSSSIGNGVGQYFSKLSPVYAYDKLFVASRDGVVKAMDPENGKTIWQTEIKGEVTARLSGGIAAAYQKLYIGSENGEVIALDVETGEELWRAEVNGEVLAKPVADASLIMVHTSQGVLAALEQTSGEERWAISTDVPNLTLRGDSAPATVSGGVFWGTANGRLAAAIVERGQLIWQQPVGTPKGATEIDRLVDVDASPIILGGTLYTVGFNGQLISIDLRSGNPIWKRNYSSATDMATDNRSLFLISETDHVIAVDARSGTELWENNLLENRQLTAPVIVDGYVVVGDSLGYLHWIDRATGEFVAQQLMNDSGMSVGPTLVPGGYVIVTRDGEIKKLTIN from the coding sequence ATGAATAGACTCGTTAAAAAGGTATTACTTTCTATCTCGGTATTAGGTGTACTTGCAGGGTGTTCGAGTGAAGAAGACACCATAGTGATGGCGCCACTACCCGTTGTGCAAAGTGAGTTCACTCCAAGTACAGAGTGGTCTTCAAGCATAGGTAATGGCGTAGGTCAGTATTTTTCTAAGCTTTCACCAGTCTACGCTTACGACAAACTCTTTGTTGCGAGCCGCGATGGCGTTGTGAAAGCCATGGATCCAGAAAATGGTAAAACCATCTGGCAAACCGAAATCAAAGGTGAAGTAACGGCTCGCCTATCTGGTGGTATTGCAGCCGCTTATCAAAAGCTGTATATCGGCAGTGAAAACGGTGAAGTGATTGCTCTTGACGTAGAAACAGGTGAAGAGCTTTGGCGCGCAGAGGTAAATGGTGAGGTACTGGCGAAGCCGGTTGCTGACGCTAGCCTGATTATGGTTCATACCAGTCAAGGTGTGCTTGCTGCGCTTGAGCAAACCAGTGGTGAAGAGCGTTGGGCGATCAGTACTGATGTACCAAACCTAACCTTGCGTGGTGATAGTGCGCCTGCGACGGTTTCCGGTGGTGTTTTCTGGGGTACGGCGAATGGTCGTCTAGCGGCAGCGATTGTCGAGCGTGGTCAGTTGATCTGGCAACAACCAGTGGGCACGCCTAAGGGTGCAACAGAGATCGACCGTTTGGTGGATGTTGATGCCTCGCCAATTATTCTAGGTGGTACGCTTTACACAGTGGGCTTTAACGGTCAGCTGATTTCCATCGACCTTCGCTCGGGTAACCCAATCTGGAAGCGTAATTACTCATCAGCGACGGATATGGCGACAGACAATCGTAGCTTGTTCCTGATTTCAGAAACGGATCATGTAATTGCTGTCGATGCTCGAAGTGGTACTGAGCTTTGGGAAAACAATCTACTAGAAAACCGCCAACTTACGGCGCCTGTTATTGTTGACGGATACGTTGTAGTAGGGGATAGCCTTGGTTATCTTCACTGGATTGACCGTGCAACCGGTGAGTTTGTGGCACAGCAACTCATGAATGACAGCGGTATGTCGGTTGGACCGACTTTAGTCCCTGGTGGCTATGTGATCGTTACTCGTGATGGTGAAATAAAGAAACTCACCATTAACTA
- a CDS encoding YfgM family protein, with protein sequence MELYDSEEQQVEAIKDWWKENGKAVVLGVVVGLGGLFGWRYYQDSVVQAQEAASEQYSKAVESMAVSGVDASADVQAFIDSSKESEYAVLAAMQLAKAQVEAGNLEDALTQLQWAQSNTKDPAIAPLVTYRVARLMAESGNNDGARAELDKITDAAWAGRVAELRGDIAIREGDRDAAYTAYTQAQQAQDASQALQIKLDDLAK encoded by the coding sequence GTGGAACTCTACGATTCTGAAGAACAACAAGTTGAAGCGATCAAAGACTGGTGGAAGGAAAACGGGAAAGCCGTGGTTCTTGGCGTTGTTGTTGGTCTAGGTGGTTTATTTGGCTGGCGTTATTATCAAGATTCCGTGGTCCAGGCTCAAGAAGCTGCATCAGAGCAATACAGCAAAGCTGTTGAGTCGATGGCAGTAAGCGGTGTTGACGCGAGTGCTGATGTTCAAGCCTTCATCGATTCGAGCAAAGAGAGTGAATATGCGGTTCTAGCTGCAATGCAATTAGCTAAAGCGCAGGTAGAAGCAGGTAACCTTGAAGATGCACTAACGCAGCTTCAGTGGGCACAGAGCAACACCAAAGATCCAGCGATTGCACCGCTAGTGACTTATCGCGTTGCACGCCTAATGGCAGAATCGGGTAATAACGATGGCGCACGTGCGGAACTCGATAAAATTACGGATGCAGCATGGGCTGGTCGTGTCGCAGAGCTTCGTGGCGATATTGCTATCCGTGAAGGCGATCGTGATGCTGCCTACACGGCTTATACACAAGCTCAGCAAGCACAAGATGCGAGCCAAGCGCTACAAATCAAGCTGGATGATCTTGCCAAGTAA
- the hisS gene encoding histidine--tRNA ligase, whose protein sequence is MAKTIQAIRGMNDCLPTQSPLWQKVENTVKHVVSAYGYNEVRMPIVEMTHLFSRAIGEVTDVVEKEMYTFEDRNGDSLTLRPEGTAGCVRAGIENGLLYNQEQRLWYMGPMFRHERPQKGRYRQFHQCGVEVFGLNGPDVDAELIMMTARLWRELGIDKHVRLELNSIGSLEARANYRTALIAHLEQHVDVLDEDSKRRMHTNPLRVLDSKNPDVQAILVDAPELSDYLDEESKAHFAGLCELLDAAGIEYTVNQRLVRGLDYYNRTVFEWITESLGAQGTVCGGGRYDGLVEQLGGKPTPAVGFAMGLERLVLMMETLELTDVRRSVDAYVVTAGEGTMMAGMKLAENLREAIPGIRVMNHFGGGNFKKQFKRADKVGAVYALVLGENEVAENTVVVKDLQGGEQETIAQTELAAKLANII, encoded by the coding sequence GTGGCAAAAACTATTCAAGCAATCCGAGGCATGAACGACTGCCTCCCAACACAATCTCCACTTTGGCAAAAAGTTGAGAATACAGTGAAGCATGTGGTCAGCGCATATGGCTACAACGAAGTACGTATGCCAATCGTTGAGATGACACATCTATTCAGCCGCGCTATCGGTGAAGTGACCGACGTAGTTGAAAAAGAAATGTACACCTTTGAAGACCGCAACGGCGATAGCCTAACACTGCGCCCTGAGGGCACGGCCGGCTGTGTACGTGCTGGTATTGAAAATGGTCTGCTTTACAACCAAGAGCAGCGCCTGTGGTACATGGGTCCAATGTTCCGTCACGAGCGTCCGCAAAAAGGTCGCTACCGTCAGTTCCACCAATGTGGCGTGGAAGTATTCGGTCTAAACGGCCCTGACGTTGACGCTGAACTTATCATGATGACAGCACGTCTATGGCGTGAGCTGGGTATCGACAAGCACGTTCGTCTAGAACTGAACTCTATTGGTTCACTAGAAGCGCGCGCTAACTACCGCACAGCCCTGATTGCTCACCTAGAGCAACACGTTGATGTGCTGGATGAAGATAGCAAGCGTCGTATGCATACTAACCCGCTACGTGTCTTGGACAGTAAAAACCCAGACGTACAAGCGATCTTGGTGGATGCGCCAGAGCTATCTGATTATCTAGACGAAGAATCAAAAGCGCATTTTGCAGGTCTTTGTGAACTTCTTGATGCTGCGGGTATCGAATATACGGTTAACCAACGTTTGGTTCGTGGTCTTGATTACTACAACCGCACTGTTTTTGAATGGATCACTGAAAGCCTAGGTGCTCAAGGCACTGTATGTGGCGGCGGTCGTTACGATGGTCTTGTTGAGCAGCTTGGTGGTAAACCAACACCAGCGGTGGGTTTTGCTATGGGCCTAGAACGTCTTGTACTCATGATGGAAACATTAGAGCTAACAGACGTTCGTCGCAGCGTAGACGCTTATGTCGTGACAGCGGGCGAAGGCACCATGATGGCAGGTATGAAGCTTGCTGAGAACCTGCGTGAAGCGATCCCTGGTATTCGTGTGATGAACCACTTTGGTGGCGGTAACTTCAAGAAACAATTCAAGCGCGCAGACAAAGTAGGGGCGGTATATGCTCTTGTGCTTGGTGAGAACGAAGTTGCTGAGAATACGGTCGTGGTCAAAGATTTGCAGGGCGGAGAGCAAGAAACTATTGCTCAAACTGAGTTAGCCGCTAAATTAGCAAATATTATTTAA
- the ispG gene encoding flavodoxin-dependent (E)-4-hydroxy-3-methylbut-2-enyl-diphosphate synthase — translation MHHESPIKRRPSTRIYVGDVPIGDGAPIAVQSMTNTRTTDVAATVAQIKALENVGADIVRVSVPTMDAAEAFREIKKQVSIPLVADIHFDYRIALKVAEYGVDCLRINPGNIGNEARIRSVVDCARDKNIPIRIGVNGGSLEKDIQMKYGEPTPEALVESAMRHVDILDRLNFDQFKVSVKASDVFLAVDSYRLLAKKIDQPLHLGITEAGGARAGSVKSSVGLGMLLAEGIGDTLRISLAANPVEEIKVGFDILKSLRIRSRGINFIACPSCSRQEFDVIGTVNALEERLEDVITPMDVSIIGCVVNGPGEAEVSHLGLAGSNKKSAFYEDGKRQKERFDNDDLVNQLEAKIRAKASMLDTANRIEVNEVEDK, via the coding sequence ATGCATCACGAATCACCAATTAAACGTCGTCCCTCTACGCGTATTTATGTGGGCGATGTACCTATCGGCGATGGCGCACCTATCGCCGTTCAGTCAATGACCAACACGCGTACGACCGATGTCGCCGCGACCGTTGCTCAAATCAAAGCTTTGGAAAACGTAGGCGCAGACATTGTTCGCGTTTCGGTTCCTACCATGGATGCGGCTGAAGCATTCCGTGAGATCAAGAAACAGGTTTCGATTCCTCTCGTAGCGGATATTCATTTCGATTACCGTATTGCACTAAAAGTTGCGGAGTACGGCGTAGACTGTTTGCGCATCAACCCAGGCAACATAGGTAACGAAGCTCGTATCCGTTCGGTCGTCGATTGTGCACGTGATAAAAATATCCCAATTCGAATTGGTGTAAATGGCGGCTCTCTGGAAAAAGATATCCAGATGAAATACGGCGAACCAACGCCAGAGGCGTTAGTTGAATCGGCAATGCGCCATGTGGATATTCTAGATCGTTTGAACTTTGATCAGTTTAAAGTCAGCGTGAAGGCATCCGATGTATTCCTGGCTGTTGACTCCTACCGTCTACTTGCGAAGAAAATCGACCAACCTCTTCACCTTGGTATTACTGAGGCGGGCGGCGCTCGAGCTGGCTCTGTTAAATCATCGGTTGGCCTAGGTATGCTTTTAGCAGAAGGTATCGGCGATACGCTGCGTATATCTTTGGCTGCCAATCCAGTTGAAGAGATCAAAGTGGGTTTCGATATTTTGAAATCGTTGCGCATTCGTTCTCGTGGTATCAACTTTATCGCTTGCCCAAGCTGCTCTCGTCAAGAATTCGATGTGATCGGCACAGTAAACGCACTTGAAGAGCGTTTAGAAGATGTCATTACACCAATGGATGTGTCTATCATTGGTTGTGTGGTCAACGGCCCAGGCGAGGCGGAAGTGTCTCATCTAGGTCTAGCGGGCAGCAATAAGAAGAGCGCTTTCTATGAAGACGGCAAACGTCAGAAAGAGCGCTTTGATAACGATGATCTCGTTAATCAGCTTGAAGCAAAAATTCGAGCGAAAGCATCGATGCTAGATACAGCAAATCGCATCGAAGTAAATGAAGTAGAAGACAAGTAA
- the rodZ gene encoding cytoskeleton protein RodZ, whose translation MSTEQNNATEQVHQAQDVELAGTILKQKREALGLTQKQIADRLRLRVAIIQKIESNDFDGEQVATFTRGYLRSYAKAVGIDEQEVLGTIENHSAAQHHEQPMQSFSKKTNKEKHDSRIMKLTWGIFIVIIGISSVWWLQNQQKDTLSEIADTSSNDPAFAVEETASEKVAALETELVPEPEVKTLDVSAIVETPAQPEVEAQDVVEDAAPAEAEAAVVVEESEPAVVEEAPVAPEVPAGLTNLTLSFSGDCWIQVKDADGKTVSTGIKKAGDSVDLNGKAPFKIILGAPEKVSMTFASEPVDLSGYTSGKVARFTLP comes from the coding sequence ATGAGTACTGAGCAAAATAACGCCACAGAACAAGTACATCAAGCACAAGACGTTGAGCTTGCGGGAACCATTTTAAAACAAAAGCGTGAAGCCTTAGGGCTGACGCAAAAGCAGATTGCGGATAGATTGCGCTTACGTGTTGCGATCATTCAAAAAATTGAGTCAAACGATTTTGACGGAGAGCAGGTCGCCACCTTTACGCGTGGCTATTTGCGATCCTACGCGAAGGCTGTCGGAATTGATGAGCAAGAGGTGTTGGGAACCATTGAGAACCACAGCGCCGCTCAACACCACGAACAGCCAATGCAAAGCTTTTCCAAAAAGACCAATAAAGAGAAACATGATAGTCGTATCATGAAGCTCACATGGGGCATCTTTATTGTCATCATTGGTATCTCATCTGTGTGGTGGCTGCAAAACCAGCAGAAAGATACGCTTTCTGAAATCGCAGACACCTCATCCAATGACCCTGCATTCGCTGTTGAAGAAACGGCAAGTGAGAAAGTAGCCGCATTGGAAACTGAGCTAGTGCCTGAGCCAGAAGTCAAAACGCTTGATGTATCAGCCATTGTTGAAACACCGGCACAGCCAGAAGTTGAAGCGCAGGACGTCGTCGAGGATGCCGCTCCAGCAGAAGCCGAAGCTGCGGTCGTCGTCGAAGAGTCTGAGCCAGCAGTAGTTGAAGAAGCACCTGTGGCTCCAGAGGTTCCAGCAGGACTGACAAACCTGACTCTGTCGTTTTCTGGTGATTGCTGGATCCAAGTAAAAGATGCAGACGGTAAAACGGTATCAACAGGCATTAAGAAAGCGGGCGATAGCGTAGATCTTAACGGAAAAGCACCGTTTAAAATCATTTTAGGTGCACCAGAGAAGGTTTCTATGACATTTGCGAGTGAACCTGTCGACCTTTCTGGGTATACTTCAGGCAAAGTAGCTCGATTCACCTTACCTTAG
- a CDS encoding bifunctional tRNA (adenosine(37)-C2)-methyltransferase TrmG/ribosomal RNA large subunit methyltransferase RlmN, producing MTTQKVNLLDFDRKGMRQFFQEELGEKAFRADQIMKWIYHFGVDDFEKMTNINKKLREKLIRLAEIKAPTVSEAQHSSDGTIKWAMRVGDQDVETVYIPDDDRATLCVSSQVGCALECKFCSTAQQGFNRNLKVSEIIGQVWRAAREIGLEKETGRRPITNVVMMGMGEPLLNMKNLMPALELMLDDLGFGLSKRRVTVSTSGVVSGLDQMTGQIDVALAISLHAPNDKLRSEIMPINDRWDIQDFLASVRRYIASSNANRGKVTVEYVLLDHVNDDMDHARELAELLKDTPAKINLIPFNPYPGSPYKKPSNSRIDRFMKTLMKYDYTVTVRKTRGDDIDAACGQLVGDVIDRTKRTQQIAAQKGQQAIPVKAV from the coding sequence ATGACCACACAAAAAGTCAATCTACTCGATTTTGATCGCAAGGGTATGCGTCAGTTTTTCCAAGAGGAACTGGGCGAAAAAGCCTTCCGTGCTGATCAGATAATGAAGTGGATCTATCACTTTGGTGTCGACGACTTCGAGAAGATGACCAACATCAACAAGAAGCTGCGTGAAAAGCTGATTCGTTTGGCAGAAATCAAAGCGCCAACCGTCTCTGAAGCTCAGCACTCTTCTGATGGCACCATCAAATGGGCAATGCGTGTTGGTGATCAAGACGTAGAAACGGTTTATATTCCTGATGATGATCGCGCGACGCTGTGTGTTTCTTCGCAGGTGGGGTGTGCACTGGAATGTAAGTTCTGCTCAACCGCACAACAAGGCTTTAACCGTAACCTTAAAGTGTCTGAAATCATTGGTCAGGTGTGGCGCGCAGCTCGTGAGATCGGTCTTGAGAAAGAAACTGGTCGCCGCCCAATTACTAACGTCGTAATGATGGGCATGGGTGAGCCACTGCTTAATATGAAAAACCTGATGCCAGCCCTTGAGCTGATGCTTGATGATTTGGGCTTTGGTTTGTCTAAGCGTCGCGTAACGGTATCAACGTCGGGTGTGGTTTCTGGCCTTGACCAGATGACAGGCCAAATTGACGTTGCGCTAGCGATTTCTCTACACGCGCCAAACGATAAGCTTCGTAGCGAAATCATGCCAATTAACGATCGCTGGGATATCCAAGACTTCCTAGCATCTGTTCGTCGTTACATCGCATCTTCTAACGCGAACCGTGGTAAGGTAACGGTTGAATATGTATTGCTAGACCATGTTAACGACGATATGGACCACGCTCGTGAACTGGCAGAGCTTCTTAAAGATACACCAGCGAAGATTAACCTGATCCCGTTTAACCCGTATCCAGGTTCTCCGTACAAAAAACCGAGCAACTCGCGTATTGACCGCTTCATGAAAACGCTAATGAAGTACGACTATACCGTGACAGTTCGTAAGACTCGCGGTGATGATATCGATGCAGCGTGTGGACAGTTGGTTGGTGACGTTATTGATAGAACCAAACGTACTCAGCAGATTGCGGCTCAAAAGGGTCAGCAGGCGATTCCAGTCAAAGCGGTATAA
- the ndk gene encoding nucleoside-diphosphate kinase: MALERTFSIVKPDAVKRNLIGEIYHRIEKAGLSIIAAKMVHLTDEQAKGFYAEHEGKPFFDDLRAFMTSGPIMVQVLEGEDAICRYRELMGKTNPEEAACGTIRADYALSMRHNSVHGSDSPESAAREIEFFFPQSEICPR, encoded by the coding sequence ATGGCCCTAGAAAGAACATTCTCTATCGTTAAACCGGATGCAGTTAAGCGTAATTTGATTGGTGAAATCTATCACCGTATCGAAAAAGCAGGTTTGTCTATCATCGCAGCTAAGATGGTTCATCTTACCGATGAGCAAGCAAAAGGCTTTTACGCTGAGCATGAAGGTAAACCGTTTTTCGATGATCTTCGTGCATTCATGACGTCTGGCCCAATTATGGTTCAAGTACTTGAAGGTGAAGATGCGATTTGTCGTTACCGCGAGCTAATGGGCAAAACTAACCCAGAAGAAGCAGCGTGTGGCACTATCCGCGCGGATTATGCGCTAAGCATGCGCCACAACTCTGTACACGGTTCAGATAGCCCTGAGTCAGCAGCACGTGAGATTGAGTTTTTCTTTCCACAGTCAGAAATTTGTCCTCGTTAA
- the pepB gene encoding aminopeptidase PepB gives MSSTMSVFISQEAAAPQWGEKAIISFSEQGATIHIGEGHDLGAIQRAARKLDSQGISNATLAGEGWDLESSWAFYQGYRNSKKSTQVELAELNEQDKKELDARIKASDWTRDIINKSAEEVAPRQLATMAAEFIKSTAPEHVTYRIVKDKDLLTEGWEGIFAVGRGSERTSAMLQLDYNPTGDENAPVFACLVGKGITFDSGGYSLKPSNFMTAMKADMGGAGTITGGLGLAIMRGLNKRVKLILCCAENMVSGRALKLGDVITYKNGKTVEIMNTDAEGRLVLADGLIYASEQNPELIIDCATLTGAAKNALGNDYHAIMSFDDELTHQALTNANQEKEGLWPLPLADFHRGMLPSNFADLSNISSGDYSPGASTAAAFLSYFVEDYKKGWLHFDCAGTYRKSGTDKWSAGATGMGVRTLARLLTEQADK, from the coding sequence ATGTCTAGCACAATGTCGGTATTTATTAGCCAAGAAGCGGCAGCGCCACAATGGGGCGAAAAGGCTATCATTTCTTTCTCAGAGCAAGGTGCGACGATCCACATCGGTGAAGGTCACGATCTTGGAGCGATTCAACGCGCGGCCCGCAAGTTAGATTCACAAGGCATTTCAAACGCCACACTTGCAGGCGAGGGTTGGGATTTAGAGTCTTCTTGGGCGTTTTATCAAGGTTACCGTAATTCTAAGAAAAGCACTCAAGTCGAGCTAGCTGAGCTAAACGAGCAAGACAAGAAAGAGTTAGACGCGCGCATCAAAGCGTCTGATTGGACGCGTGACATCATCAATAAAAGTGCTGAAGAAGTTGCGCCGCGCCAGCTTGCTACTATGGCGGCAGAATTCATTAAGTCAACGGCTCCAGAGCACGTGACTTACCGCATCGTTAAAGACAAAGATCTACTTACCGAAGGTTGGGAAGGCATTTTCGCTGTGGGTCGTGGCTCTGAGCGCACCTCTGCGATGCTGCAACTGGACTACAACCCAACGGGAGATGAAAACGCGCCGGTATTTGCTTGTTTAGTGGGTAAGGGTATTACCTTTGATTCCGGCGGTTACAGCCTAAAGCCGTCGAACTTTATGACAGCGATGAAAGCAGATATGGGCGGCGCGGGCACCATTACAGGTGGTCTAGGTCTTGCTATCATGCGTGGCCTAAACAAGCGCGTAAAACTTATCCTTTGCTGTGCTGAAAACATGGTATCCGGTCGCGCGCTTAAGCTAGGTGATGTGATTACCTATAAAAATGGTAAGACGGTTGAGATCATGAATACTGACGCGGAAGGTCGTTTGGTTCTTGCTGACGGTCTTATCTACGCAAGTGAGCAAAATCCAGAGCTTATCATCGACTGCGCGACGCTTACTGGCGCAGCTAAAAACGCGCTTGGCAACGATTACCACGCCATCATGTCATTTGATGATGAGCTAACGCATCAAGCACTGACTAATGCAAATCAAGAGAAAGAAGGTCTATGGCCTCTGCCATTGGCGGACTTCCATCGCGGCATGTTGCCATCGAACTTCGCTGATTTGTCGAACATCAGCAGTGGTGACTACTCTCCGGGCGCAAGTACAGCGGCGGCATTCTTGTCTTACTTTGTGGAAGACTATAAGAAAGGTTGGTTGCACTTCGACTGTGCGGGTACTTACCGTAAGTCAGGAACCGACAAATGGTCTGCAGGCGCGACGGGTATGGGTGTGCGCACACTCGCTCGTTTGCTAACGGAGCAGGCTGACAAGTAA
- the iscX gene encoding Fe-S cluster assembly protein IscX: protein MSLKWTDSRDIAIELCDQFPETDPKTVRFTDLHKWITDLEDFDDDPNRSNEKILEAVILCWMDEYD from the coding sequence ATGAGCTTAAAATGGACTGATTCTCGTGATATCGCTATCGAGCTGTGCGATCAATTTCCAGAAACTGACCCGAAAACGGTTCGTTTCACAGACTTGCATAAATGGATTACAGACTTGGAAGATTTTGACGATGATCCAAATCGCTCAAATGAAAAAATCCTCGAAGCTGTGATTTTATGCTGGATGGATGAGTACGATTAA
- the fdx gene encoding ISC system 2Fe-2S type ferredoxin translates to MPKIVVLPHEDLCPEGAVLEANEGETVLDVALKNGIGIEHACEKSCACTTCHVIIREGFDSLEESEELEDDMLDKAWGLEPESRLGCQAVVADEDLVVEIPKYTLNHASEDH, encoded by the coding sequence ATGCCAAAAATTGTTGTTCTGCCCCATGAAGATCTCTGCCCAGAAGGCGCAGTATTAGAGGCTAATGAAGGCGAAACTGTATTAGACGTAGCGCTAAAGAACGGTATTGGAATTGAGCACGCTTGTGAAAAGTCGTGTGCATGTACCACTTGTCACGTCATCATCCGTGAAGGCTTTGATTCACTAGAAGAGAGTGAAGAGCTTGAAGACGATATGTTGGATAAAGCATGGGGTCTAGAGCCTGAGTCGCGTCTAGGTTGCCAAGCGGTTGTTGCAGATGAAGATCTTGTGGTAGAAATTCCAAAATACACACTCAACCACGCATCTGAAGATCACTAA
- the hscA gene encoding Fe-S protein assembly chaperone HscA, with protein sequence MALLQIAEPGQSSAPHEHKLAAGIDLGTTNSLVATVRSGEAATLPDANGNKILPSAVRYADDSIIVGIDARDNAALDPVNTIISVKRLLGRSLADVQSRYPSMPYSLTESDNGLPVLQTAGGAKNPIQVSSDILKTLGKRAEESLGGELAGVVITVPAYFDDAQRQGTKDAANLAGMHVLRLLNEPTAAAIAYGLDSGQEGVIAVYDLGGGTFDISILRLSRGVFEVLATGGDSALGGDDFDHLVADYLQQQAGKSELNAHEQRELLDAATQAKIDLSQNDVATVNVLGWQGELTKAQFEDLIRPLVKKTLLSCRRALKDAEVDAEDVLEVVMVGGSTRTPLVREMVGDFFGKTPLTSINPDEVVAIGAAIQADILAGNKPDSEMLLLDVLPLSLGIETMGGLVEKIVPRNTTIPVARAQEFTTFKDGQTAMSVHVVQGEREMVDDCRSLARFSLKGIPPMAAGAAHIRVTYQVDADGLLSVTAMEKSTGVQSEIQVKPSYGLSDDEVTNMLKDSMTYAKDDMLARALAEQRVEADRVIEGLIAAMQADGDALLNEEEKQALVKAIEALIELRNGDDADAIEQGIKDTDKASQEFASRRMDKSIREALAGQSVDNI encoded by the coding sequence ATGGCATTACTTCAAATCGCAGAGCCGGGCCAAAGCTCCGCGCCACACGAACATAAACTGGCTGCGGGTATTGACCTAGGCACGACTAACTCCCTCGTCGCGACAGTAAGAAGTGGTGAAGCCGCGACATTGCCAGATGCCAACGGTAATAAGATTCTCCCATCAGCGGTTCGCTATGCGGATGACAGTATCATTGTCGGTATTGACGCTCGTGACAACGCAGCCCTCGACCCCGTTAACACCATCATTTCTGTGAAGCGCCTCCTCGGCCGCTCACTGGCAGATGTTCAGAGTCGTTATCCGTCAATGCCATATTCACTGACAGAAAGTGATAATGGTTTACCTGTTCTGCAAACCGCAGGCGGCGCAAAGAACCCGATTCAAGTTTCTTCTGACATTCTTAAAACGCTTGGTAAGCGTGCAGAAGAGTCACTTGGTGGCGAATTAGCTGGCGTGGTGATTACGGTTCCGGCGTATTTCGATGATGCCCAGCGTCAAGGCACCAAAGATGCAGCAAACCTAGCAGGTATGCATGTACTGCGTCTTCTTAATGAGCCGACTGCAGCAGCCATTGCTTATGGTCTAGACAGTGGTCAAGAAGGCGTAATTGCGGTTTACGATTTAGGTGGTGGTACCTTCGATATCTCTATCCTGCGTTTATCTCGCGGTGTATTTGAAGTGCTGGCAACTGGCGGTGATTCCGCACTGGGTGGCGATGACTTTGACCACCTCGTTGCCGACTACTTGCAGCAGCAAGCAGGCAAGTCAGAGCTTAACGCTCATGAGCAACGTGAACTGCTCGATGCAGCAACGCAAGCGAAAATCGATCTGAGCCAAAATGACGTTGCGACTGTTAACGTTCTTGGCTGGCAGGGTGAACTGACGAAAGCTCAGTTTGAAGACCTAATTCGCCCACTTGTGAAGAAGACACTGCTTTCATGTCGCCGTGCATTGAAAGATGCGGAAGTCGATGCAGAAGACGTCCTAGAAGTTGTCATGGTTGGCGGTTCGACTCGCACACCATTGGTTCGTGAAATGGTTGGTGACTTCTTCGGTAAAACACCACTGACAAGTATCAACCCAGATGAAGTAGTAGCGATTGGTGCAGCGATTCAAGCGGATATTCTTGCAGGTAACAAACCTGATTCTGAGATGCTGCTGTTGGATGTTCTTCCACTGTCATTGGGTATTGAAACTATGGGCGGTTTGGTCGAGAAGATCGTTCCACGCAACACCACGATTCCAGTGGCACGCGCTCAAGAATTCACTACGTTCAAAGACGGCCAAACGGCGATGTCCGTGCACGTAGTGCAAGGTGAGCGTGAGATGGTGGACGACTGCCGTTCATTGGCTCGTTTCTCACTAAAAGGCATTCCTCCAATGGCGGCGGGTGCAGCTCATATCCGTGTGACGTATCAAGTCGATGCTGACGGTCTACTGTCTGTTACCGCGATGGAAAAGAGCACGGGTGTTCAGTCAGAAATCCAGGTGAAACCATCTTATGGTCTTAGCGATGACGAAGTCACCAACATGCTCAAAGACTCGATGACATACGCCAAAGATGACATGCTAGCGCGTGCTCTGGCCGAGCAACGCGTAGAGGCCGACCGTGTTATCGAAGGTCTGATCGCCGCGATGCAAGCGGACGGCGATGCACTTCTAAACGAAGAAGAAAAACAGGCATTGGTTAAAGCGATTGAAGCTCTGATTGAACTTCGCAATGGCGATGATGCCGATGCTATTGAACAAGGTATTAAAGACACTGATAAGGCGAGCCAAGAGTTTGCATCACGTCGAATGGACAAATCCATCCGTGAAGCATTGGCGGGTCAATCAGTTGATAACATTTAG